From the Lysinibacillus fusiformis genome, the window TGTACCGTCGGATACGATATAGCCATCTTCACGTAGAGAAGGTTTGATGCCTTTTCCTGGAACAACGGTATCCATATGAGAAGTGAAGTAGATTGGTTCCACATCCAATGTGCCTTTTAATGTAGCAATAATATTACCTGCCCCATGTCCATTACGTGTATGTGCATCGTCTTGGATAACTGAAAATCCGAGTGCAGTTAACTTATCTACAAGAATGGGTGCAATTAGCTGTTCATGTTTTGTTTCTGAATCAATTTGTACGAGCTCAAAAAACTCTTCTACTAAACGACTTGTCATGTTGTAAAACTCCCTTAGTTTACGTGTTTTTCCACGTTATAGTATACATATTATTTTAGCACAACGTCAGAAGAGTTGAAATCATTGAACAATCCTACCAAAATAAAAAGTCTGAGAAAAATTCTCAGACTTTCCTTAGTGGTTGAAAATACGCTCTTTTTCTTTTTCTAATGATTGTAGGTAGTCTACTGCTTTATGATGCTTATCTTGTAAGCGCCAAATCGTATTATGTACATCATCCTGAACACGTGATACCTGTTCTCTTGCTGTTGAGATTTTAGAATGAACAGACCATGCTGAAAAAATATCATCAAAAAAGTAGTCAGCAAACTTAACAAAGCCATCTGTTTCAACATGTAGCGATTTCGTAGACATTTCTTGAACATCCAATAACTCATTATGAAAACGTTGTAACGCAATTTGTGCACTGTGTAAATAGTTTTCTGACTGATCCAGTGCATCATGCTTTAAGTGAGTGGCGATGAGCCCTCCACCAAAAAATGTATCCCATGTAGAATATCCACTGGCTGAATGGAGTGAAGCTGCTGCTTGCCCTAGCCTCGTTAGGGCTACTTCTCCCGCTTCCTCTGCCTCTTGAATTTCAGTGATGAGTTGTTTTGTCAGCATTTCCTCATGTGCTAACTGCTCTAGTCTCTCAGCTTGGGCAGCGTCATGAATTTGTAAATACGCCTTCTTTTGAAGATAAATCTGTTGCAGTGATTGCTGTAACGCTCTTTCATCAATTTGGGCTAACTGATTCATCACTTGTACGCTGTCTTCTGTTAAATCTGTTTGCATTTTCATTGCTTCATTGAGCTTTAATTCAAGTACTGCCGCCTTATCAATTTTTTCTGCCCTCAGTTCATCCTGTTGCCCTGTCCACGTACGAATCATATTCATAAATGAAAAACCATCTAATTTGTCAAGCTTGGATCGAATTTGATGGAGTGCTGCCGTATGGTTGTCTATTTCCTGTTGTGTATGTTTAATCTGTCCATCAATTAACTGATTTTGTTCGTTTAATCTAGATGCTTTTCTAAGTTGTGCATGAATCTTTTCTTGCGCTGTTTGTAATTGCTGCCATTCCATTCATCTCAACTCCTCTTATCTATCAGTACGGATGACAAACAAAAATGTTTCACTTTTTGGCAATGAAAAACCTAGCAACTTATGAGCTGCTAGGCTTGTACTACTATTATAGAGGAATATTACCGTGTTTTTTCTCTGGACGTGTTTCATGTTTGTTTGACAGCATATCAAGTCCTTGAATCAGCTTGATACGTGTATCTCGTGGATCGATGACGTCATCTACCATACCGCGAGATGCCGCAACATATGGGTTCGCAAATTTTTCTTTATATTCTTCAATTTTTGCTGCACGAGTTGCTTCTGGATCATCTGATTTCGCAATTTCACGGGCAAAGATGATGTTCGCTGCTCCAGCAGCACCCATAACAGCAATCTCAGCATTTGGCCATGCAAATACTAGGTCAGCACCAATTGATTTAGAGTTTAAGGCAACGTAAGCGCCCCCATAAGCTTTACGTAAAATCACTGTAATTTTTGGTACAGTTGCTTCTGAATACGCATAAAGAATTTTCGCACCATGACGAATAATGCCACCATGTTCTTGTTTAACGCCTGGGAAGAAGCCAGAAACGTCTTCAAATGTGATGATTGGGATATTGTATGCATCACAAGTACGGATGAAACGAGCTGCTTTATCAGAAGAATCAATATCTAAACCACCAGCAAGTACTTTTGGTTGGTTACAAACAAGTCCAACTGATTCACCAGCAATACGTGCAAAACCAACTACTACGTTTTTTGCAAACTCTGCGTGAACTTCCATGAATGAACCTTCATCTACTACTTGCTCTACAACTTTACGTACATCATATGGACGTGTTGTTTCGATTGGCACTGTATCTACGATTTCTGGGCGGTAGTCATCCCCTTCAGGTCGTGCTTGGCGAGGTGCCTTTTCTTTATTATTTTGTGGTAAATAGCTTAATAGTTTCTTAATTTCATCAATCGCTGCTTCCTCAGATGGAGCGCGGAAATGAGCATTCCCACTTACCGCATTATTTACTTTCGAGCCACCTAAATCTTCAGCAGAGATTTTTTCTCCCGTTACCGTTTCAATTACTTTAGGTCCTGTAATAAACATTTGAGATGTTTTATCCACCATTAGGATAAAGTCTGTAATGGCTGGAGAATAAACAGCTCCACCAGCACAAGGTCCCATAATAACAGAGATTTGCGGGATCACACCAGAATAAATGGCATTGCGGTAGAAAATATGACCGTAGCCATCTAGTGAAAGAACACCCTCTTGGATACGTGCGCCACCTGAGTCATTGATGCCGATAAATGGTGTACCGTTTTTGGCAGCTAGATCCATCACTGTTGCCATTTTTTTCGCGTGCATTTCACCAAGCGCTCCACCAAACACTGTGAAATCTTGAGAGAATAAGTATACTGGACGTCCTTTAATTTTACCGAATCCAGTTACCACACCATCACCAGGTCCCTCCAACTTATCCATTCCGAAGTCTACTGTACGGTGTGTAATAAATGGGTTGATTTCAAAAAATGTACCTTCATCTAGCAATAAGTCTATGCGCTCACGAGCAGTAAGTTTCCCCTTTTCATGCTGTTTATCGATGCGATCATAGCCACCACCAAGTTCAATTACCGTCTTACGATCATACAAGTCATTGATTTTGTCGAACATATCCATACTGATCACTTATCCCCTTTTCCACTTTTATCACATAATTCATATAACACCCCAAATGAGGATTTAGGATGCATAAATGCAACCTCTGCCCCTCCAGCACCTGGTCCTGGCTCTTCGGATAATAGACGTACACCTTTTTCACGAAGCTCTGCCATTCGCTCACGAATTCCTGTTACACCGAACGCAACATGGTGAATTCCTTCTCCACGTTTTTCAATAAAACCATGAATAGCACTTTTATCACTCATCGGCTCTAATAACTCAATTTTCACGTTACCTGCGTCGATAAATGCCACACGAACCTGCTGAGATTCTACTTCTTCCACTTTCATCAACTTTAAGCCTAAAATTTCTGTATAATATGTAATGCGTTCATCAAGATTGCGCACCGCAATCCCAATATGGTCTACTCTCTCCATGGTGACATCTCCTTCTGTTATGGTACATACTCTATTTTACAGACTTTTTTGTCAAAACTCTACTACTTGAGAAATTTTTCAGATTTGCTAAACTATTTATAAGAAAAGAAGGAGCGAACGAGCATATGAGTAATAAAAAATTTCAAAAAATCGTTGTTTATAGTATGATCGCAATTATGCTAATCTCATCTCTAGCATTCGGATTATCTATGATAGTTTAAGACAAGCATGAGGCGTCCACACTACTGTGGGCGCTCTTTTTTAGCCTTTAACCCTTTAAATGACTGCTTTATTTCTAAATACCTGTCCATTTCCTCTATAAACTGATAGAGTGCTGCCTGGGCGATAAATTGCTCATGGCTTTGTGGTAAAGGAAGTTGAGAAAAATCACGCTTAACATTGTCGAGCTTTTCACGATAATGACTAGCCGTATTTCCCGAATGAACATGCGCTCCAAGGTCTTGTAAAAAATCTGCCACAATTTCAGCCTCTTGTACTATAACAGGTAATGTTGTCACTTTGGGCAGTACTCTTTCGATAATTTCTAGCTGTTGCTCACGCATATCGAAATAAACATAGTAATCATTTTTACGTCTCATAAAATGGTTTTCAACATCTTTAAAGGCCAATGATTTTGCCTCTTCAAGTGCCCTGATTGCTTCTATGATTTCGTGCCCGTTCCACAGCGTATCTCCTTGCCGTAAATAGCTGGCAATTTCTAAAAAAATCTTACTATATAACTCCTCAATTTTAACTCTGTAGTAATTTAATTCCTTTTGAATGTCTGGCATATACATATTAATGGCAATCCCTGTTCCATAACCGATAGCCATCAACGCTAATTCATTATAAACAAGTGTCAATGAGTAACCTTCAGCAGCGTAAATATGCATAATAATGACGACACTGGAGATAAATCCGTCCGCAACCTTTAAAGACACAATGGTTGGTATGAACAGTATAAGCATACCCGCTAATGTAAGCGGATGATAAGCAAATAACTCAAAGCTTACGAAGGCAAAAAGCATTGCCACAATACTTGCGACTAGTCGTGTATAGGCTGCATAAATGGATTTCTTTTTTGTTGGCTGCACACATAATATGGTCAGAATACCAGCAGATGCATATGAGGCTAAATCAAAATACTGCGCAATGGCAATAGCAATGGCCGCACCAATTGCTGTTTTTAACGTTCGATAGCCGATTGAAAACGTCTTCAGGCCGACTGCCTCCCATCCTTTAGTACTCTTCACTCATTTAGCTAATTATTTAGCCAATATTACAAAAATTTTAACGATAATGAAACTATCTACTCTTGATGAATAGTAGGAAGCCTACATAGACAACATGATCTATGAGGCTTTTCTACTTCATTTGAATGATTTTTCTTATGCAAGAAAGGACTTAAAGCTCGTCACAATATTCTTCAAAGTTTGCTTGTAGGTTTGTCACAACCGACATTGGGTCATGCCCTTCAATTTCATAGCGTCCCACTTCTGCGACTACTTGTCCATCTTTTAATAGAACGAATGATGGTGATGAAGGTAAATGATCTTCTCCAAAATGATAACGTGCCGCTGCAGTCGCTTCTTTATCTTGCCCTGCAAACACTGTGACTAAATGGTCTGGACGTTTATCATAATGAACGCATTGTGCCGCTGCTGGACGAGCGATCCCCCCCGCACAACCACATACTGAGTTCACCATTACTAATGTTGTACCTGGACGAGCAAACGCCTCTTCTACAGCTTCTGGTGTTTGTAGTTGTTCATAACCAGCTGCCTCAATTTCAGCACGTGCTGTTTTTAAAATTTCCTGCATAAATAAATCGTAATCCATATTCATATAGCGATAGCTCCTTTCAAGTTCGCGCCAAAATAGTGATATTTCATATAGTAGCTTTTTGACGCTTATCCATCTCTTATCATAGCAGTTTGCAACGAATTTGTGCACCTACTTGCTCATCACAATTCAGTTGAATTTACTAAGATGACAATAAGACTCGTTTACTTGTCTTCCTGCTCTACGCTAAATAAACGATCAACACCTTGTGTGACAGTCAATTGCCCACTTAAAATTTGACGTTCAAGCTGTTGTACTTGTGCTTTACGCTGCGGATTCCCATAAAATAGATCAATTAAATGATCGGTAATCATCGATTGGAACCACTCTTTTGTTTGTTGTTGGCGCCGGGTAGCCCAATAGTGATTTGCTTCTACAATTTGCTTGAATTCCCCAATTGTATCCCAAACCTTATCAAGACCCCGTTTTTCTAATGAACTAACAGGCATGGCAGTTGACATCCAACCAGGTGTAGCTGGCTGTAAAAAATGCAAAATTTGTTTATACTCTGCAACCGTTTTTTTGGCAAGACGAATATTATCACCATCCGCCTTATGCACAACAATCGCATCTGCTAATTCCATGATGCCTTTTTTCATACCCTGCAATTCGTCCCCCGCTCCTGTTAAAACAAGAAGAAGGAAGAAATCTACCATACCACGGACATAGGTTTCACTTTGTCCGACACCAACTGTTTCAATTAAAATCACATCATAGCCTGCAGCCTCACAAACTAACATCGTTTCCCGCGTCTTTTTGTGAACACCCCCTAGGGTACCTGCCGATGGGGATGGACGAACAAATGCAGTAGGTTTTTTGACGAGCTCCTCCATTCGGGTTTTATCGCCAAGTATACTTCCCCCTGATAGAGAAGAACTCGGATCAATGGCTAGGACAGCAACTCGTTTTCCCATGTCACAAAGCTTTGTGCCGAAAGCCTCAATGAATGAGCTTTTCCCTGCTCCTGGCACACCCGTTATGCCAATTCGGATACTATTACCTGTATGTGGAAGAAGCTCCTGCAATAGTTCTTGTGCTTGCACTTTATGTGTAGCATTGGAACTTTCAATGAGGGTAATGGCTTTTGATAAATGTGTGCGAGAGCCCGCACGTACTTGTTGTGCAAGCTCTCCTACATTTAGACTGTCTGCCTTTTTCTTTCGGAATTTTTTGGGTGTACCATATTGCATCCCGTCGTGAGTTGCCTCTACTCCGTCCATGACAAATAGCGCACTGTCTTCGATTCCTTTATTTTTGTCCATTATTCAGACACTTCCTCGTAGCCTAAACGTTTGTAGATTTCTTCAATAATTTTTAGTGCGGAAACAGGGATCACTGTACCTGGACCGAAAATGGCTACTGCGCCTGCATTATAAAGGAAATCATAATCTTGTGCTGGTATAACCCCACCCACAATAATGATAATATCCCCACGACCTAGTTTTTCAAGCTCTGCAATCAATTCAGGCACTAATGTTTTATGACCTGCAGCTAGTGAAGATACCCCGATAACATGGACATCATTTTCAACAGCCATTTGAGCTGCCTCAGCAGGCGTCATAAATAATGGTGAAATATCTACGTCAAAGCCTAGGTCCGCATAGCCTGTTGCGACAACTTTCGCGCCACGGTCATGTCCATCTTGTCCCATTTTGGCAACTAAAATACGTGGACGACGCCCTTCATTTTCTAGGAATTCTTCTGTCATTTGTTTCACTTCTGCAATTTGCTCCTCATCCGAGAAGTTGGCAGAGTAAACACCTGAAATCGAACGAATCACGGCCTTATGACGACCAGAAATTACTTCGATAGCATCAGAGATTTCACCTAAAGAAGCACGAGCACGCGCTGCATCCACTGCCACGGCTAGTAAGTTTTCTTCTCCATCTTGAGCA encodes:
- a CDS encoding acyl-CoA carboxylase subunit beta; its protein translation is MDMFDKINDLYDRKTVIELGGGYDRIDKQHEKGKLTARERIDLLLDEGTFFEINPFITHRTVDFGMDKLEGPGDGVVTGFGKIKGRPVYLFSQDFTVFGGALGEMHAKKMATVMDLAAKNGTPFIGINDSGGARIQEGVLSLDGYGHIFYRNAIYSGVIPQISVIMGPCAGGAVYSPAITDFILMVDKTSQMFITGPKVIETVTGEKISAEDLGGSKVNNAVSGNAHFRAPSEEAAIDEIKKLLSYLPQNNKEKAPRQARPEGDDYRPEIVDTVPIETTRPYDVRKVVEQVVDEGSFMEVHAEFAKNVVVGFARIAGESVGLVCNQPKVLAGGLDIDSSDKAARFIRTCDAYNIPIITFEDVSGFFPGVKQEHGGIIRHGAKILYAYSEATVPKITVILRKAYGGAYVALNSKSIGADLVFAWPNAEIAVMGAAGAANIIFAREIAKSDDPEATRAAKIEEYKEKFANPYVAASRGMVDDVIDPRDTRIKLIQGLDMLSNKHETRPEKKHGNIPL
- the mce gene encoding methylmalonyl-CoA epimerase; translation: MERVDHIGIAVRNLDERITYYTEILGLKLMKVEEVESQQVRVAFIDAGNVKIELLEPMSDKSAIHGFIEKRGEGIHHVAFGVTGIRERMAELREKGVRLLSEEPGPGAGGAEVAFMHPKSSFGVLYELCDKSGKGDK
- the prli42 gene encoding stressosome-associated protein Prli42; this encodes MSNKKFQKIVVYSMIAIMLISSLAFGLSMIV
- a CDS encoding aromatic acid exporter family protein, producing MKSTKGWEAVGLKTFSIGYRTLKTAIGAAIAIAIAQYFDLASYASAGILTILCVQPTKKKSIYAAYTRLVASIVAMLFAFVSFELFAYHPLTLAGMLILFIPTIVSLKVADGFISSVVIIMHIYAAEGYSLTLVYNELALMAIGYGTGIAINMYMPDIQKELNYYRVKIEELYSKIFLEIASYLRQGDTLWNGHEIIEAIRALEEAKSLAFKDVENHFMRRKNDYYVYFDMREQQLEIIERVLPKVTTLPVIVQEAEIVADFLQDLGAHVHSGNTASHYREKLDNVKRDFSQLPLPQSHEQFIAQAALYQFIEEMDRYLEIKQSFKGLKAKKERPQ
- a CDS encoding BrxA/BrxB family bacilliredoxin, which gives rise to MNMDYDLFMQEILKTARAEIEAAGYEQLQTPEAVEEAFARPGTTLVMVNSVCGCAGGIARPAAAQCVHYDKRPDHLVTVFAGQDKEATAAARYHFGEDHLPSSPSFVLLKDGQVVAEVGRYEIEGHDPMSVVTNLQANFEEYCDEL
- the meaB gene encoding methylmalonyl Co-A mutase-associated GTPase MeaB yields the protein MDKNKGIEDSALFVMDGVEATHDGMQYGTPKKFRKKKADSLNVGELAQQVRAGSRTHLSKAITLIESSNATHKVQAQELLQELLPHTGNSIRIGITGVPGAGKSSFIEAFGTKLCDMGKRVAVLAIDPSSSLSGGSILGDKTRMEELVKKPTAFVRPSPSAGTLGGVHKKTRETMLVCEAAGYDVILIETVGVGQSETYVRGMVDFFLLLVLTGAGDELQGMKKGIMELADAIVVHKADGDNIRLAKKTVAEYKQILHFLQPATPGWMSTAMPVSSLEKRGLDKVWDTIGEFKQIVEANHYWATRRQQQTKEWFQSMITDHLIDLFYGNPQRKAQVQQLERQILSGQLTVTQGVDRLFSVEQEDK